In Armatimonadota bacterium, one DNA window encodes the following:
- a CDS encoding TIGR00159 family protein: MNEILRPLLDLRAMNSETFASIVDILLVSFLNYRILVLVRGPRAWQMVVGAFFVLSILLLSKVFKLYALEVVLDRALLLAPVAIVILLLPELRKALEVFGKVGLWGPRLAAYENAGFASIVDSIVEAATSLSEQRTGALIVIERGAPLADTIDNGLTLDAKVTAPLLESIFFDGSPLHDGAAIIRGDRVVAAACRLPFSENQSLSKSMHMRHRAAVGISEVVDCSAVVVSEERGTISYAEGGSIRVVSAEQLRSILLGTVKSARKPGLKLRSRRESHAEKAG; the protein is encoded by the coding sequence TTGAACGAAATCCTTCGCCCATTACTTGACCTTCGAGCGATGAACTCCGAGACCTTCGCGAGCATCGTCGATATTCTATTGGTTTCGTTCCTGAACTACCGGATCTTGGTGCTGGTCCGGGGGCCGAGAGCCTGGCAGATGGTAGTGGGAGCGTTCTTCGTTCTGTCCATTCTGCTTCTCAGCAAGGTGTTCAAGCTGTATGCCCTCGAAGTGGTCCTGGATCGAGCCCTGCTGCTTGCGCCCGTGGCGATCGTCATTTTGCTGCTGCCGGAGCTTCGCAAGGCTCTTGAAGTGTTCGGCAAAGTGGGGCTATGGGGACCCCGGTTGGCCGCCTACGAGAACGCCGGCTTCGCCAGCATTGTGGACTCGATCGTCGAGGCCGCAACCTCCCTTTCCGAGCAGCGCACCGGCGCCCTGATCGTCATCGAGCGAGGGGCGCCGCTGGCGGACACCATCGACAACGGCCTGACCCTCGACGCCAAGGTGACCGCGCCGCTGCTGGAGTCCATCTTCTTTGATGGAAGCCCTCTGCACGACGGCGCGGCCATCATCCGCGGAGACCGGGTCGTTGCGGCGGCCTGCAGGCTCCCTTTCAGCGAGAATCAGAGCCTTTCGAAGTCGATGCACATGCGGCACCGAGCGGCAGTTGGGATTTCGGAAGTCGTGGATTGCTCAGCGGTGGTCGTGAGCGAGGAGCGGGGCACCATCAGCTACGCCGAAGGCGGAAGCATCCGCGTGGTTTCTGCGGAGCAGCTGCGTTCGATCCTGCTCGGCACCGTGAAGTCGGCGCGCAAGCCAGGCCTAAAGTTGAGGTCAAGGAGGGAAAGCCATGCAGAAAAGGCAGGGTAA
- a CDS encoding FKBP-type peptidyl-prolyl cis-trans isomerase: MADLVIEDLAVGDGDLAETGKTVTVHYTGTFEDGRTFDSSVGRGPFSFPLGAGRVIKGWDQGVAGMKVGGKRKLVIPSELGYGSRGAGNVIPPDTTLVFEVELLKVG, encoded by the coding sequence ATGGCTGACCTTGTGATCGAAGACCTCGCCGTGGGCGATGGCGACCTCGCCGAGACCGGCAAGACCGTCACCGTTCATTACACCGGCACGTTTGAGGATGGACGCACGTTTGACTCCAGCGTCGGCAGGGGTCCTTTCAGCTTTCCGCTCGGAGCTGGCCGAGTGATCAAGGGCTGGGACCAGGGGGTTGCGGGCATGAAGGTCGGCGGAAAGCGCAAGCTGGTGATTCCCAGCGAGCTGGGATATGGCTCTCGCGGCGCGGGCAATGTTATCCCGCCGGACACGACGCTCGTCTTCGAGGTCGAACTCCTGAAGGTTGGCTGA
- a CDS encoding GNAT family N-acetyltransferase, with amino-acid sequence MPSEAEKFLSLLCGVFELDIDRARGVFFAEPLFDLRRKWGLFDSGKLETILTTVPLSFGWGGAVGIAGVATRPEARRQGHAERLLREVVRASRAAGERALFLFANQIELYERVGFGVLDEVVRGPLPATHSDGSESLLGYDDVRGLYDAWSLQDPNRLRRDDKRWEYWRWNLRVCQRAPGGYFCVDGHVVREAVCDAGLPEWPCRPGESWCGLGSMTERLGVPADVSPTGTCLMGIGRESPPAMFMTDQF; translated from the coding sequence TTGCCCAGTGAAGCGGAAAAGTTCCTTTCGCTTCTTTGCGGGGTTTTCGAACTCGATATCGACCGAGCGCGCGGCGTGTTTTTCGCCGAGCCGCTCTTTGATTTGAGGCGCAAGTGGGGGCTCTTTGATTCCGGGAAGCTGGAGACGATCCTGACGACGGTTCCGCTCAGCTTCGGTTGGGGCGGAGCGGTGGGCATCGCCGGAGTGGCGACTCGGCCGGAGGCTAGAAGGCAGGGGCACGCGGAGCGGCTGCTTCGTGAGGTGGTCCGGGCTTCACGCGCTGCCGGTGAGCGCGCCCTTTTTCTCTTTGCGAACCAGATCGAACTCTACGAGAGGGTCGGTTTTGGAGTCCTGGATGAGGTCGTGCGGGGGCCCTTGCCCGCGACGCACAGCGACGGCTCGGAATCGCTGCTCGGCTATGATGACGTGCGAGGCCTCTACGACGCCTGGTCGCTCCAGGATCCGAACCGTCTGCGGCGCGACGACAAGCGCTGGGAGTACTGGCGCTGGAACCTGAGGGTGTGCCAGCGCGCGCCGGGCGGCTATTTCTGTGTGGACGGCCATGTGGTCCGGGAGGCGGTGTGCGACGCCGGTCTGCCTGAATGGCCTTGTAGGCCCGGGGAGTCGTGGTGCGGCTTGGGCTCGATGACGGAGCGCCTTGGGGTGCCGGCCGATGTGAGCCCGACTGGAACTTGCCTGATGGGAATCGGGCGCGAGTCGCCGCCTGCAATGTTTATGACGGATCAGTTTTAG
- a CDS encoding carboxypeptidase M32: protein MSTQTSSPAIEKLKARLYDVNALREACNIMEWDQQVNMPRGGALARAEHLGILSRMTHETFTSDETIRLAEAAAKDAEPGSDDAAVVRVVKRDLDLATKIPASLVEEKSKAAAEGHEKWVVARQNNDFKAFLPCLEHMFSIARQEAEFLGYKDHIYDALLDQYEEGATAADVRAMFGAVKDRQVDLVRRIQASGNQPDDSRLYGDWPEDKQKAFTENLVQKIGFSFERGRQDTAPHPFCTSFSVGDVRLTTRWKPYVGSAIFGSLHEAGHGMYEQGQNPAWDRSPLCGGVSLGLHESQSRTWENIVGRSKAFWKRFLPDLQTTFPQLSDIGVDDWYRMINKVSPSFIRVEADEVTYNLHILARFEIECDVLTGALPIRDLPEAWNAKYKQYLGVTPETDTVGCLQDVHWSGGMIGYFPTYSMGNLLSYQIWNVLEKDLGDTSALMEKGEFAPILGWLQEKIYRQGKYYSPKELVMRVTGKPMGAEDYVTGLTKKYEEIYGL, encoded by the coding sequence ATGAGCACCCAGACCTCTTCGCCGGCCATCGAGAAGCTGAAAGCCCGGCTTTACGACGTCAACGCCCTGCGTGAAGCCTGCAACATCATGGAGTGGGATCAGCAGGTGAACATGCCGCGCGGCGGCGCGTTGGCCCGCGCGGAGCACCTCGGCATCCTCTCTCGCATGACGCACGAGACCTTCACCAGCGACGAGACCATCCGCTTGGCCGAGGCCGCAGCCAAGGACGCCGAACCCGGTTCTGACGACGCGGCGGTGGTCCGCGTCGTCAAGCGCGACCTCGATCTCGCCACAAAAATCCCGGCCTCGCTGGTCGAGGAAAAGTCCAAAGCCGCCGCCGAGGGCCACGAGAAATGGGTCGTAGCCCGCCAGAACAACGACTTCAAGGCGTTCCTTCCCTGCCTCGAGCACATGTTCTCCATCGCGCGACAAGAAGCAGAGTTCCTTGGCTACAAGGACCACATCTACGACGCCCTGCTCGACCAATACGAAGAGGGCGCCACCGCCGCTGACGTGCGCGCGATGTTCGGCGCAGTCAAAGACCGTCAGGTGGACCTCGTCCGGCGTATCCAAGCCTCGGGCAATCAGCCGGACGACTCACGGCTTTACGGCGATTGGCCAGAAGACAAGCAGAAGGCCTTCACCGAAAACCTCGTGCAGAAGATCGGCTTCAGCTTCGAGCGCGGCCGCCAGGACACCGCGCCGCACCCGTTCTGCACCAGCTTCTCGGTCGGCGACGTGCGCCTGACCACGCGCTGGAAGCCCTACGTGGGCTCGGCGATCTTTGGCTCGCTCCACGAGGCGGGCCACGGGATGTATGAACAGGGCCAGAACCCCGCATGGGACCGCTCCCCCCTTTGTGGCGGCGTGTCATTGGGGCTGCACGAGAGCCAATCCCGAACCTGGGAGAACATCGTGGGCCGGAGCAAGGCGTTCTGGAAGCGGTTTCTGCCCGACCTGCAGACCACCTTCCCTCAGCTTTCGGATATCGGCGTAGACGACTGGTACCGGATGATCAACAAGGTCAGCCCGAGCTTCATCCGCGTTGAGGCCGACGAGGTCACCTACAACCTGCACATCCTGGCGCGCTTTGAGATCGAGTGCGACGTGCTGACGGGCGCGCTGCCGATCAGGGACCTGCCCGAAGCCTGGAACGCCAAGTACAAGCAGTATCTGGGGGTGACCCCGGAGACCGACACCGTCGGCTGCCTGCAGGACGTCCATTGGTCGGGCGGCATGATCGGGTACTTCCCGACCTACTCGATGGGCAACCTGCTGAGCTATCAGATCTGGAACGTGCTCGAAAAGGACCTTGGCGACACTTCCGCTCTGATGGAGAAGGGCGAATTCGCTCCGATCCTGGGTTGGCTGCAGGAGAAGATCTATCGGCAGGGCAAATACTACTCGCCAAAGGAACTGGTCATGCGCGTGACCGGCAAACCGATGGGCGCCGAGGATTACGTAACGGGCCTAACCAAGAAGTATGAGGAGATTTACGGCCTGTAA
- a CDS encoding aminopeptidase P N-terminal domain-containing protein, which yields MRARLTFLLILALFSSAMPQGGKYPVFEPSRYRPAETKARRDRLMAEMGPGSIGVFFTNPTRNRNNDVDFLFRGDSNFLYLTGFEEPDAALILVPDGFDFNGRRVREVIFVNLADAMSETWLGYRMGVSGSTAILGIEAAAPNTDFATVLAKAAAAATSKKLTNGQVPADASPRDPLGQMVQSYQTWRSGAGFSAGLNGTSTLRRYRQVKSAWEIELLKKASAISAQAHTEAMRSMSPGMWEYQIAAVQEFIFKSQGCDYTGYPSICGSEANATILHYEANRRQMKAGELFLTDSAGEYYNYSADVTRTYPVNGKFSPEQRAIYEIVLAAQDKGIGMCKVGATMGQIGQAISAVLADGLIKIGVIKNASELGRYYMHGFGHGIGLDVHDPAPQTLAAGAALTVEPGIYIKAGSPCDKKWWNIGVRIEDDILVTEAGPLNMSAGCPRKVADIEKLMAEKGIGNAVSAPWKG from the coding sequence ATGCGCGCCAGACTGACCTTTCTTCTCATTCTCGCCTTGTTCTCCTCGGCAATGCCGCAGGGGGGCAAATACCCGGTCTTTGAGCCTTCCCGATACCGTCCTGCCGAAACGAAGGCGCGACGCGACCGGCTGATGGCGGAAATGGGCCCGGGATCGATCGGGGTGTTCTTCACGAACCCCACACGAAACCGCAACAACGACGTGGACTTTCTGTTTAGGGGAGACTCCAACTTCCTCTATTTGACGGGGTTCGAGGAGCCCGATGCCGCGCTCATCCTGGTGCCGGATGGGTTTGATTTCAACGGGCGGCGGGTCAGGGAAGTGATCTTCGTCAACCTTGCAGACGCGATGTCTGAGACCTGGCTGGGCTACCGCATGGGGGTCTCGGGTTCAACGGCTATCCTCGGTATTGAAGCGGCCGCGCCTAACACGGACTTCGCTACGGTTCTCGCGAAAGCGGCCGCCGCGGCCACTTCGAAGAAACTGACGAACGGGCAGGTACCTGCCGACGCCAGCCCACGCGATCCGCTGGGCCAAATGGTCCAGTCCTACCAAACCTGGCGGTCGGGTGCAGGTTTTTCGGCAGGCCTAAACGGAACCTCCACATTGCGACGCTACCGGCAGGTCAAATCGGCTTGGGAGATCGAACTGCTCAAGAAGGCCAGCGCCATCTCGGCGCAAGCCCACACGGAGGCCATGCGGAGCATGAGCCCGGGCATGTGGGAGTACCAGATCGCCGCGGTCCAGGAGTTCATCTTCAAGTCACAGGGCTGCGACTACACGGGGTATCCCTCAATCTGCGGTTCCGAGGCCAACGCAACGATCCTGCATTACGAGGCGAACCGCCGCCAGATGAAGGCCGGGGAACTGTTCCTCACCGATTCGGCAGGCGAATACTACAACTACTCAGCCGACGTCACGCGAACCTACCCGGTGAACGGCAAGTTCTCGCCCGAACAGAGGGCGATCTATGAGATCGTGCTCGCGGCGCAAGACAAGGGCATTGGGATGTGCAAGGTGGGCGCAACGATGGGCCAGATCGGCCAAGCGATCAGCGCTGTGTTGGCAGACGGCTTGATCAAGATAGGGGTCATCAAGAATGCGAGTGAGCTGGGACGCTACTACATGCACGGGTTTGGACACGGGATTGGGCTGGACGTACACGACCCGGCGCCGCAGACCCTGGCAGCAGGCGCGGCGCTCACCGTGGAACCCGGCATCTACATCAAGGCCGGGAGCCCATGCGACAAGAAGTGGTGGAACATCGGTGTGCGCATCGAGGACGACATTCTGGTCACCGAGGCCGGACCTCTAAATATGTCGGCGGGCTGCCCGAGGAAGGTCGCGGACATCGAAAAGCTGATGGCCGAGAAGGGAATCGGGAACGCGGTGTCCGCGCCCTGGAAGGGATAG
- a CDS encoding GNAT family N-acetyltransferase, translating into MGYGWEGKLTKLVPLDKEKHFDNCVAWMNNPEVTAWLLVGDFPLTKLAEAEWFDARSRFSDTEIIFAIETLDGEHIGTSGVHGIDYRNGVAVTGSLIGRTDLWGKGYGTDAAIVRARWAFEVAGLRRLFSAVIDGNERSLGMQRKAGYEVCGRLPQKLWKRGAFRDEIMTTLSRERFWELHGTG; encoded by the coding sequence ATGGGATACGGATGGGAAGGCAAGCTAACAAAGCTTGTGCCGCTGGACAAAGAGAAGCACTTCGACAACTGCGTGGCCTGGATGAACAACCCGGAGGTCACCGCATGGCTGCTCGTCGGCGACTTCCCTTTGACCAAATTGGCGGAGGCTGAGTGGTTCGACGCGCGCTCCAGGTTCAGCGATACCGAGATTATCTTCGCCATCGAGACCCTCGACGGGGAGCACATCGGCACTTCCGGCGTGCATGGCATCGACTATCGCAACGGGGTCGCGGTCACAGGTTCCCTCATCGGGCGCACGGACCTCTGGGGAAAGGGCTACGGCACCGATGCGGCGATCGTCCGGGCGCGTTGGGCCTTTGAAGTGGCCGGCCTTCGAAGGCTGTTCTCCGCGGTCATCGACGGCAACGAACGCTCTCTCGGTATGCAGAGAAAGGCCGGATACGAAGTTTGCGGGCGCCTGCCGCAGAAGCTCTGGAAGCGCGGCGCATTTCGGGATGAAATAATGACGACCCTGTCTCGCGAGAGATTCTGGGAGCTCCACGGGACAGGGTAG
- the nusA gene encoding transcription termination/antitermination protein NusA: MDIMEQLKQIAQEREIPYQELLHEIEEALAVAYKKYVGAVGEVAVHIDPEKGWKCVLEKEVVGIVADPSIQMTVTDARKKKEDAEVGDFIPVEVDPNRFGRIAASTFKQVLSQKLREAEIRQVNDVFQEKIGDLVAGTVVRKDDHAVYVQVNKIETELPRREMVPTEPYRINDRIRVYVLRVDDSQRRLRVIVSRTHPNLLRKLFELEVPEIATGVVQIKAVAREPGQRSKIAVISTDERVDAQGSCIGPRGARVQAIAEELYDEKIDIVLHSDDAKTYITNALSPAKVNALKLDEDERSAYAVVPDNQLSLAIGKGGQNVRLAARLTEWKIDIRSEAQAASESKERPQGATSA; this comes from the coding sequence ATGGACATCATGGAGCAGCTGAAGCAAATCGCACAGGAGCGCGAAATCCCCTATCAGGAGCTGCTCCACGAAATCGAGGAGGCCCTTGCCGTCGCCTACAAGAAGTATGTGGGCGCGGTCGGCGAGGTGGCCGTGCACATCGATCCTGAAAAAGGGTGGAAGTGCGTCCTTGAGAAAGAGGTCGTGGGCATCGTAGCCGACCCCTCTATCCAGATGACCGTGACCGACGCCCGCAAGAAGAAGGAGGACGCCGAGGTCGGCGACTTCATCCCCGTCGAGGTCGACCCGAACCGGTTTGGCCGTATCGCCGCCTCCACCTTCAAGCAGGTACTGAGCCAGAAGCTCCGGGAAGCAGAGATCCGGCAGGTCAACGACGTCTTTCAGGAGAAGATCGGCGACCTGGTTGCCGGGACCGTGGTTCGCAAGGACGACCATGCGGTTTACGTGCAGGTCAACAAGATCGAGACCGAGCTTCCGCGCCGCGAGATGGTGCCCACCGAGCCGTACCGCATCAACGACCGCATCCGGGTGTATGTGCTTCGCGTGGATGATAGCCAGAGAAGGCTTCGAGTCATCGTCAGCCGCACTCACCCCAACCTTCTTCGCAAGCTGTTCGAACTGGAAGTGCCCGAGATCGCCACGGGCGTGGTGCAGATCAAGGCCGTCGCCCGTGAACCCGGCCAGCGCAGCAAAATCGCCGTGATCAGCACGGACGAGCGCGTGGACGCCCAGGGTTCCTGCATCGGGCCACGCGGCGCCAGGGTTCAGGCGATCGCCGAGGAACTTTACGATGAGAAGATCGACATCGTGCTCCACAGCGACGACGCAAAGACCTACATCACGAACGCGCTCAGCCCCGCGAAGGTAAACGCGCTCAAGCTCGATGAAGACGAGCGCAGCGCCTATGCCGTCGTGCCCGACAACCAGCTTTCGCTGGCCATCGGCAAGGGAGGCCAAAACGTGCGGCTAGCCGCCAGGCTCACGGAGTGGAAGATCGACATCCGAAGTGAGGCGCAGGCCGCCTCAGAATCCAAGGAGCGGCCGCAAGGAGCGACAAGCGCATAG
- the pheA gene encoding prephenate dehydratase encodes MDDSTPRPLEEIRHDIDAIDDRLVALLNERASLAQEVGRWKQKGQKPFFTPERERQIFQSLKERNLGPLRHTQLESIFREIVSAARAAEKVPSVAYWGPAGTFTHMAGLQTFGSSSELVPIESIEDVFYAVDQDKADYGVLPIENSIAGVVPQTLDMFPQTNVKICAETYVPIHHHLVSLAERFEDIKVVYAGPQPAGQCKRWLRSNLPAAQVIEVVPTAAAAAKALEDPTSAAIANKLGAETVGIPVLAEHIEDNPSNRTRFIVIGFNEPTKTGADKTSLMFSLRNRPGELYTALGAFVKHGVNLMMIESRPAQRAAFEYIFYADCVGHRTDVNLQDAIALLKGHALETVVLGSYPAAEGTVFGSVS; translated from the coding sequence ATGGACGACTCAACACCCAGGCCGTTGGAGGAGATCCGACATGATATCGACGCAATCGACGACCGACTCGTTGCGCTGCTGAACGAGCGCGCCTCTTTAGCCCAGGAGGTCGGCCGCTGGAAGCAGAAGGGACAGAAGCCGTTCTTCACTCCCGAACGCGAGCGGCAGATCTTCCAGAGCCTGAAGGAGCGCAACCTCGGCCCGCTGCGCCACACGCAGCTCGAAAGCATCTTTCGCGAGATCGTCAGCGCCGCCCGAGCCGCAGAGAAGGTGCCTTCCGTTGCCTATTGGGGCCCAGCCGGCACGTTTACCCACATGGCGGGCCTGCAGACCTTTGGCAGCTCCAGCGAGCTCGTGCCCATCGAATCGATCGAGGACGTCTTCTACGCAGTTGATCAAGACAAGGCGGACTATGGCGTTCTTCCTATCGAGAACTCCATCGCCGGCGTCGTACCCCAGACCCTCGACATGTTCCCGCAGACTAACGTGAAAATCTGCGCAGAGACCTACGTCCCGATCCACCACCATCTGGTGTCGCTGGCCGAGAGGTTCGAGGATATCAAGGTCGTCTATGCGGGGCCCCAGCCGGCGGGACAGTGCAAACGATGGCTCAGATCCAACCTTCCCGCAGCGCAGGTGATCGAAGTCGTGCCGACCGCCGCCGCGGCCGCCAAAGCGCTGGAAGACCCCACAAGCGCGGCCATCGCGAACAAACTCGGCGCCGAAACCGTCGGAATTCCGGTGTTGGCTGAGCACATCGAGGACAATCCTTCAAATCGGACCCGCTTCATCGTGATCGGCTTCAACGAACCCACAAAGACCGGCGCCGACAAAACGAGCTTGATGTTCAGCCTAAGGAACCGTCCTGGCGAACTCTACACCGCCCTCGGCGCGTTCGTAAAGCATGGTGTCAACCTGATGATGATCGAGTCCCGCCCAGCCCAGCGCGCCGCGTTCGAATACATCTTCTATGCCGACTGCGTGGGCCACCGGACCGACGTGAACCTACAAGACGCCATCGCACTGCTCAAGGGCCACGCCCTGGAAACCGTCGTATTGGGCAGCTACCCTGCCGCGGAGGGCACCGTCTTTGGTTCGGTATCCTAA
- the tnpA gene encoding IS200/IS605 family transposase, whose translation MPQSLSRVLVHMVFSTKDRAPVLSTVIRSELHSYLGGVLKNHGCIPIQVGGVEDHVHLLFGLSRTISLAAAAELLKTSSSRWIKSKGLSGFAWQAGYAVFSVGMSETDRVQAYVLNQEEHHLRRSFQDELRALLRESGVEPDERYLWD comes from the coding sequence GTGCCCCAATCGCTCTCCAGGGTTCTGGTCCACATGGTCTTCAGTACGAAAGACCGAGCCCCAGTCCTTTCAACCGTGATTCGGTCCGAACTCCACTCCTATCTCGGTGGCGTCCTCAAAAATCACGGATGCATCCCCATCCAGGTTGGAGGTGTCGAGGACCACGTTCACCTGTTGTTCGGCCTCTCACGAACCATCAGTCTGGCAGCTGCCGCCGAACTCCTGAAAACAAGTTCTTCACGATGGATCAAGTCAAAAGGACTATCCGGTTTCGCTTGGCAAGCAGGCTATGCCGTGTTCTCGGTAGGGATGAGTGAGACGGACCGAGTTCAAGCATACGTTCTTAACCAAGAGGAGCACCATCTTAGGCGCTCCTTTCAGGATGAACTCCGGGCTCTGCTGCGCGAGTCAGGGGTGGAACCCGATGAGCGGTATCTGTGGGATTAG
- the infB gene encoding translation initiation factor IF-2: MTLAIGELAKEYGLKTGQAAGVLADLGIALDGANFEADNDEVALIRESLKDLDKASPIVLHPNITPRDVATALDLPQPEIQKTLMMKMKVMATLTTTLKPEVAEQLVQNFGLTVRWADAAKPKPKPAPAAVTQVRKATEGAQPRPPVVTIMGHVDHGKTSLLDYIRKANVAGKEHGGITQHIGAYQVQLPEGKITFLDTPGHAAFTEMRARGAQVTDIAILVVAADDGIMPQTKEAINHIQNANVPMIVAINKIDMPAANVDKVKLQLTEHNVILEDFGGQVIGCPVSAITGEGVPQLLEMIVLQAGVMNLKADPRGELSGTVVEAKLDKGRGPVATILVQNGTLRVGDAVVVGSTFGKIKAMLDYQLSAIAEAGPSVPVEILGLSDVPQAGDKLEFAEEERLAREIAESRAAQNRLDSLAGPNRGMSLADLKKKLEGEEEQKVLNLIVKADVQGSVEAVRGLVAKLEHPEIEVRLIHYGVGTITESDILLAHAANAIVVGFNIKPEPGAKIEAERRKVEIRTYRIIYELIEDIEAAILGRLEPKFEEQYQGRVEVRAVFNLSRFGKVAGCHVVDGKVMRNSKCRVTRGTEVVYEGKIASLKHVKEDVREATVGFDCGIKFDGWEDFKEGDGIEAFEVVQVNW, translated from the coding sequence ATGACACTCGCGATCGGAGAACTGGCAAAGGAATATGGCCTCAAAACGGGCCAAGCGGCCGGCGTTCTCGCCGACCTTGGCATTGCGCTCGATGGCGCCAACTTCGAGGCGGACAACGATGAGGTCGCCCTGATTCGGGAGAGCCTGAAGGACCTGGACAAGGCTTCGCCGATCGTGCTGCACCCCAACATCACGCCCCGCGACGTCGCCACCGCCCTGGACCTTCCGCAGCCCGAAATCCAGAAGACCCTCATGATGAAGATGAAGGTCATGGCCACCTTGACGACGACCCTCAAGCCTGAGGTCGCCGAGCAGCTCGTGCAGAACTTCGGCCTGACGGTCCGCTGGGCCGACGCTGCGAAACCCAAACCCAAGCCCGCTCCCGCGGCTGTGACCCAGGTTCGCAAGGCCACCGAGGGCGCGCAGCCGAGGCCGCCCGTGGTCACCATCATGGGCCACGTCGACCACGGCAAGACAAGCCTTCTCGACTACATCCGCAAGGCAAACGTCGCAGGCAAAGAGCACGGCGGGATCACCCAGCATATCGGCGCTTACCAGGTCCAGCTTCCCGAGGGCAAAATCACATTCCTCGACACGCCCGGCCACGCGGCCTTCACCGAAATGCGCGCCCGAGGAGCCCAGGTCACCGATATCGCGATCCTCGTCGTGGCGGCAGACGACGGCATCATGCCTCAGACCAAAGAGGCCATCAACCACATCCAAAACGCCAACGTGCCGATGATCGTGGCGATCAACAAGATTGACATGCCGGCGGCGAACGTGGACAAGGTCAAGCTGCAGCTCACCGAGCACAACGTGATCCTCGAGGACTTTGGCGGCCAGGTCATCGGCTGCCCGGTCTCCGCCATTACGGGCGAGGGCGTTCCGCAACTGCTTGAGATGATCGTCCTTCAGGCAGGCGTGATGAACCTCAAAGCCGACCCCAGAGGAGAGCTCTCAGGCACCGTCGTCGAGGCCAAGCTCGACAAGGGCCGCGGCCCCGTAGCCACCATTCTCGTTCAGAACGGGACGTTGAGAGTGGGAGACGCCGTGGTTGTCGGGTCCACCTTCGGCAAGATCAAGGCCATGCTGGATTATCAGCTCTCTGCGATCGCTGAGGCCGGTCCTTCGGTTCCAGTCGAGATCCTCGGCCTCTCTGACGTGCCGCAAGCGGGAGACAAGCTCGAATTCGCCGAGGAGGAAAGGCTCGCGCGGGAGATCGCGGAATCGCGGGCCGCCCAGAACCGGCTCGACTCGCTGGCAGGGCCAAACCGAGGCATGTCGCTCGCAGACCTCAAGAAGAAGCTCGAAGGCGAGGAAGAGCAAAAGGTCCTGAACCTTATCGTCAAGGCAGACGTCCAGGGCTCCGTCGAAGCGGTGCGCGGCCTGGTCGCCAAGCTCGAGCATCCAGAGATCGAAGTGCGCCTGATCCATTACGGCGTGGGAACCATCACTGAGAGCGACATCTTGCTGGCCCATGCAGCGAACGCCATCGTCGTCGGCTTCAACATCAAGCCCGAACCGGGCGCAAAGATCGAGGCCGAGCGGCGAAAGGTCGAGATTCGAACGTACCGCATCATCTACGAGCTCATCGAGGACATCGAAGCCGCGATCCTCGGGCGCCTGGAGCCCAAATTCGAGGAGCAGTATCAAGGCAGGGTGGAAGTCCGCGCCGTGTTCAACCTATCCCGCTTTGGAAAGGTCGCCGGCTGCCATGTGGTGGACGGCAAGGTCATGCGCAACAGCAAGTGCCGCGTCACGCGCGGGACTGAAGTCGTCTACGAGGGCAAGATCGCGAGCCTGAAGCACGTGAAAGAGGACGTTCGGGAAGCCACGGTCGGGTTCGACTGCGGCATCAAGTTCGACGGCTGGGAAGACTTCAAGGAAGGCGACGGCATCGAGGCCTTCGAAGTGGTTCAAGTGAACTGGTAG
- a CDS encoding DUF448 domain-containing protein codes for MRRRPPQNPRSGRKERQAHSARPIRSCIVCRRRAPQAELLRVGTKKDGTIGIWEPGTAGRSGYVCAAEACIGGISERGRLPRALRRTLEPTEIEAIKRELRCQLR; via the coding sequence GTGAGGCGCAGGCCGCCTCAGAATCCAAGGAGCGGCCGCAAGGAGCGACAAGCGCATAGCGCCCGCCCTATCCGATCCTGCATCGTCTGTAGGCGTCGCGCACCCCAAGCGGAACTACTCCGGGTGGGCACGAAGAAGGACGGCACGATCGGGATTTGGGAGCCAGGAACGGCAGGCAGAAGCGGTTACGTCTGCGCTGCCGAGGCGTGTATCGGCGGCATTTCAGAGCGTGGAAGGCTCCCCCGCGCGCTCAGACGAACCCTCGAACCAACCGAGATTGAAGCTATCAAACGGGAATTACGATGCCAACTGAGGTAA